Genomic segment of Pacificitalea manganoxidans:
CCGCGCGCCGGGCCGGACGGCGTGCACGGCGCGCCGCGCGCAAGGCCAAGGGCGCGCCACAGGCGGCGTAACGGGCCGGGGCTGGATTATTCTTCGTGCACCCTGCGAATTTCGCCCATGTCGAGCACGGGCGAGGCATCCAGATCGGCAGCGTTGAGCATCGAAGCCACCCGTTCCAGCACCGCGACGATCATCGCCTGCTCCCAATCGGGCAGGGCTTCGAACTCGCGGACATATTTTTGCTGTAGTGGATCGGGGCTGTCGTCGATGGCGAGCTTCCCCTTCGGGGTCAGCAGGACATTGGTCTGGCGCCGGTCGATCTCGGATTTTTCACGGGTTATCAGCCCCTTGGCCTGCAGCCGTTCCAGCAGCGTCGACATGGTGGCCTGACTGACGCCCATTTGCAGCGAGATCTTCTTGGGCGTGGAGTTGCCATGCGTGTCGATGATTTGCAGCACGCGGATCTGCACCGGCGTCAAACCGGCCGTGCGGGCAAGCTCCCGACCGTAGAGTTCGGTCGCGCGCAGGATTCGGCGCAGGGCAATCAGGCTGATATCGGTTCGGTCCACCGGCGATCCTCTGGAAACGTCCAGTTTTATCAGTGACATGGCGGGTCTCCTCGCGCAACAGGATTTAGTTAGCCGAACTAAATAGTTTCGCGCGGACGGACGCGCTCCGGGGAAGGGCATTAAAGCACCGGCAAAAATTTTGCCAAGTAAATAAGGGGTATATTGCCCTAGGGGAAGAAAATTACTTAGCCATGTTGATTAATTGCTAACCTCGTATATATTAGCCGCAACGAAGCACTTGAAGCGAACTGAACGAAACGGAGGGCCTCATGGCTACGCCGATCAGAAACGTCAAGAAATCCGATGATGGCGCGGTTGTCCTGCGCAAGCCCGTCCCCGAGGACGGCGCCGCGGTGTGGGAGCTGGTGAAAGCCTGCTCGCCGCTCGATGAAAATTCGATGTACTGCAACCTGATCCAGTGCGACCATTTCCGCGACACCTGTGTTGTCGCCGAGAAGGACGGCAATGTGGTTGGTTGGGTCAGCGGGCACGTTCTGCCCTCGACCGGGGACACGTTCTTTGTGTGGCAGGTTGCCGTGCACGAAGATGCCCGCGGGCTGGGCCTTGGTGGCCGCATGCTGCGCGAGCTGATGCAGCGCGACGAAACCGAGGGCTGCACCAAGATGCAGACCACGATCACGCTGGACAACAAGGCCAGCTGGGCCCTGTTCACCAAATACGCGGACCGCATGGACGCGATGCTGGACAGCGAGCCGCACTACAAGCGCGACGAACATTTCAACGGCGATCACGCGACCGAACATATGGTCACGATCACCATGGCCGAGGATGTGGCGCAGGCGGCCTAAGGCTGCCCGCACCCCCTGAACGGCATCGCCGCTGCGTGAGGCAGCGGCGTCTATATCCTATTCCCATAGACCCTAGAGGTACTCCTATGACGACTGTCTCGACAGCCGATCCGCATATCTTTGCCAATCGCGAAAGCGAAGCCCGCTCCTACTGCCGCACGTTCGACGTGCGCTTCACCAAGGCGAAGGGCAGCTACCTGCACACCGACGAAGGCGACAAGTACATCGACTTCCTCGCCGGGTGCTCGTCGCTGAACTACGGGCACAACGACGATGACATGAAAGCGGCGTTGATCGATCACATCACTGCCGATGGCATCGCCCATGCGCTCGACATGCACACCGCCGTAAAGGCCGAGTTCCTGCAGACGTTTCAGGACGTGATCCTGAAGCCCCGCGGGCTCGACTATCAGCTGATGTTCACTGGCCCCACCGGCGCCAACGCGGTCGAAGCTGCGATGAAACTGGCGCGTAAGGTGACCGGCCGCCACAATGTGATCGCCTTCACCAATGGCTTCCACGGTGTGACGATGGGTGCGCTGGCCGCCACCGGCAACAGCTACCACCGCGAAGGCGGCGCGCTGCCGCTGCAGGGTGTGACCCGTCTGCCCTATGACAACTATATCGACGGCGTGAACAGCGCCGACGTGCTGGAGAAAATGCTGGGGGATGCGTCCTCCGGTGTCGACGCGCCTGCCGCCATCATGCTGGAAACGGTTCAGGGCGAGGGCGGTCTGAATGCCGCGTCCCCGGAATTCGTGAAGCGGGTGGGCGAGCTGGCCAAGAAGCACGGCGCACTATTCATCATCGACGATATTCAAGCAGGCTGTGGCCGCACCGGCACGTTCTTCTCCTTCGAGGAAATGGGCGTGACCCCGGATATCGTGACGATGGCAAAATCCATCTCGGGCTTCGGTCTGCCGATGGCGTTGACGCTCATTAAGTCCGAGCATGACGTGTTCGGCCCGGCGGAGCATAACGGCACGTTCCGCGGCAACACCCATGCGTTTGTCACCGCCACGGTGGCCCTGAAGAAATTCTGGTCCGACGATACGTTCCAGAACGAAATCAAAGAAAAGTCGGAGCTGCTGACCCGCCGCCTGACCGAATTCGCCGGATATTTCCCGGGCCATAAGATGAAGGGCCGCGGAATGTTCCAGGGCGTTGATGTCGGGTCTGGTGAAACCGCCGCGGCGGTGTGCAAATACTGCTTCGAGCATGGCTTGGTTATCGAAACCTCCGGCCCCAATGACGAAGTGGTCAAGGTGCTGGCACCGCTGACCACCCCGGTCGAGGTTCTGGAGCAAGGCTTTGCCACCATGCTGGACGCGGCACGCATCGTCAGCGCCGCCCCTGAAACCATCGCTGCGGAGTAATTCCCATGATCGTTCGTGACTTCAACGACCTTAAAAACACCGACGCCACCGTGTCCGACCAGCAGTGGACATCTGTCCGTATGCTGCTGGCGGGCGACGGGATGGGCTTCTCGTTCCACATCACGTTCCTCGATGCGGGCTCGGAGCATACGTTCGAGTATAAGCATCACTTCGAGAGCGTGTATTGCATGTCCGGTAAGGGCACGATCACCGATCTCGCCACCGGCGAGACGCATAAGATCAAGCCCGGCGTGATGTATGCTCTTAACGAGCATGACCGCCACACCCTGCGGGCCGAAGAAGAGCTGGTCATGGCCTGCGTCTTCAACCCGCCGGTGACCGGCACCGAGGTCCATCGT
This window contains:
- a CDS encoding MarR family winged helix-turn-helix transcriptional regulator yields the protein MSLIKLDVSRGSPVDRTDISLIALRRILRATELYGRELARTAGLTPVQIRVLQIIDTHGNSTPKKISLQMGVSQATMSTLLERLQAKGLITREKSEIDRRQTNVLLTPKGKLAIDDSPDPLQQKYVREFEALPDWEQAMIVAVLERVASMLNAADLDASPVLDMGEIRRVHEE
- the ectA gene encoding diaminobutyrate acetyltransferase, whose product is MATPIRNVKKSDDGAVVLRKPVPEDGAAVWELVKACSPLDENSMYCNLIQCDHFRDTCVVAEKDGNVVGWVSGHVLPSTGDTFFVWQVAVHEDARGLGLGGRMLRELMQRDETEGCTKMQTTITLDNKASWALFTKYADRMDAMLDSEPHYKRDEHFNGDHATEHMVTITMAEDVAQAA
- the ectB gene encoding diaminobutyrate--2-oxoglutarate transaminase → MTTVSTADPHIFANRESEARSYCRTFDVRFTKAKGSYLHTDEGDKYIDFLAGCSSLNYGHNDDDMKAALIDHITADGIAHALDMHTAVKAEFLQTFQDVILKPRGLDYQLMFTGPTGANAVEAAMKLARKVTGRHNVIAFTNGFHGVTMGALAATGNSYHREGGALPLQGVTRLPYDNYIDGVNSADVLEKMLGDASSGVDAPAAIMLETVQGEGGLNAASPEFVKRVGELAKKHGALFIIDDIQAGCGRTGTFFSFEEMGVTPDIVTMAKSISGFGLPMALTLIKSEHDVFGPAEHNGTFRGNTHAFVTATVALKKFWSDDTFQNEIKEKSELLTRRLTEFAGYFPGHKMKGRGMFQGVDVGSGETAAAVCKYCFEHGLVIETSGPNDEVVKVLAPLTTPVEVLEQGFATMLDAARIVSAAPETIAAE
- a CDS encoding ectoine synthase gives rise to the protein MIVRDFNDLKNTDATVSDQQWTSVRMLLAGDGMGFSFHITFLDAGSEHTFEYKHHFESVYCMSGKGTITDLATGETHKIKPGVMYALNEHDRHTLRAEEELVMACVFNPPVTGTEVHREDGSYAPAETEVADA